A stretch of the Methylacidiphilum caldifontis genome encodes the following:
- the pyrF gene encoding orotidine-5'-phosphate decarboxylase, which translates to MYLKPIVALDLSEPSEALQLVSLLRPQIDFFKVGSQLFLAGGADVVRKIIDSGADVFLDLKFHDIPKTVFRAVREAVKLKVKFTTVHIFGGRAMLKEALEAASGSYTEVLGVTVLTSMDSSELESLGVVHPLEEEVLLLTRLALDAGLRGIVCSGRELPALSKMEKRASIVVVPGIRWKGTAHYDQKRTIEPKEAKQWGATHIVVGRPLLDAVDKVGLVRKLLCELNEIN; encoded by the coding sequence ATGTATTTAAAACCGATAGTAGCTCTGGATCTATCTGAACCTTCCGAAGCTCTTCAACTTGTTTCACTTTTAAGGCCGCAAATTGATTTTTTCAAGGTAGGTAGTCAGCTTTTCTTGGCTGGAGGAGCCGACGTAGTAAGAAAAATCATCGACAGTGGTGCTGATGTATTTCTTGATCTTAAATTTCACGATATTCCCAAAACTGTTTTTAGAGCTGTCCGTGAAGCTGTCAAGCTTAAAGTAAAATTTACGACCGTTCATATCTTTGGAGGGCGTGCGATGCTTAAGGAAGCCCTTGAAGCTGCTTCAGGAAGTTATACAGAGGTTCTAGGGGTAACGGTTCTTACGAGCATGGATAGCTCTGAGTTGGAGAGCCTAGGTGTTGTCCATCCCTTGGAAGAAGAGGTTTTGTTATTGACCCGGTTGGCTTTGGATGCAGGGCTTAGGGGAATAGTCTGTTCAGGTCGAGAACTGCCTGCTTTAAGTAAAATGGAAAAAAGAGCATCGATTGTTGTGGTTCCTGGTATTCGATGGAAAGGAACGGCTCATTATGATCAAAAAAGGACAATAGAGCCAAAGGAGGCCAAACAGTGGGGAGCAACCCATATTGTTGTGGGTAGACCCTTATTGGATGCCGTCGATAAAGTAGGATTGGTGCGAAAATTGCTTTGTGAATTAAATGAGATAAATTGA
- a CDS encoding proteasome accessory factor PafA2 family protein, whose amino-acid sequence MEKKRLMPWSVYFGLETEFGISVLENADIDVVEESIHLVRSASQLGSPNLWDYTKEDPHQDARGFRAKELRQDEDEANFFSQDRQRPYSFEEIKSDFVLRNGARLYNDHTHPEYSTAECSTLIELVAQDKAGERILEECAKAASKKRHHTVCMYKNNTDFAGHSYGCHENYLIPRLIPWDRLVEGMLPFLITRQIYAGAGKLGWEREDHGMPGGYQISQRADFFTELVGIDTMNRRPIINTRDEPHANPKLYRRFHVILGDANLSEFSTWLKVGSTALVLEALQYERIPKKFFLADPLFAHRSISRDQKFRWEIELAQGGRTTAIELQHEYADWVARYVDLDHPEKEKVWKSWKETLDKLLKDPYALKDRLDWMAKFWLLQTFKEDQNLSWEDPWLQSLDLEYHLVDRNRGLFYALESAGDIIRVTTDEDICQAIQQPPSSSRAFIRGKFIQRFSKDLINVQWDYIAFRFCGQSYRLDLASAFPGVDLETYCEVIDKAKNVGDVVRNLNLKPMGN is encoded by the coding sequence ATGGAAAAAAAGAGGCTTATGCCCTGGTCAGTGTATTTTGGGTTGGAAACTGAGTTTGGCATTTCTGTTTTAGAAAATGCCGATATCGATGTCGTTGAAGAATCGATCCATCTTGTACGTTCGGCATCCCAATTGGGCAGTCCAAACCTTTGGGATTATACGAAAGAAGATCCTCATCAGGATGCCAGAGGGTTCAGGGCTAAGGAGTTGCGACAGGATGAGGATGAGGCTAATTTTTTCTCTCAGGATCGACAGCGTCCTTACAGTTTTGAAGAGATAAAAAGCGATTTTGTTCTGCGCAACGGAGCTAGGCTTTATAACGATCATACCCATCCGGAATATTCAACAGCGGAATGTTCAACATTGATTGAACTGGTTGCCCAAGACAAAGCGGGAGAGAGGATATTGGAAGAATGTGCCAAAGCGGCCAGCAAAAAAAGACATCATACCGTCTGTATGTATAAGAATAATACAGACTTTGCTGGTCACAGTTATGGCTGTCATGAAAACTACCTTATTCCTCGGTTAATACCCTGGGATAGACTCGTTGAGGGTATGCTTCCCTTTTTAATTACCCGGCAAATTTATGCAGGTGCTGGGAAGCTTGGATGGGAAAGAGAAGATCATGGGATGCCGGGGGGTTATCAGATATCCCAGCGAGCCGATTTTTTTACAGAACTCGTCGGGATCGATACCATGAACCGTCGGCCTATCATTAATACCCGGGATGAACCTCATGCTAATCCCAAGCTCTATAGGAGATTTCATGTGATCCTGGGGGATGCGAATCTATCAGAGTTTTCTACTTGGCTTAAAGTGGGTTCAACGGCTCTTGTGCTGGAAGCTCTGCAATACGAAAGAATCCCTAAGAAGTTCTTTTTGGCTGATCCTTTGTTTGCACATCGGAGCATATCACGGGATCAGAAATTCCGGTGGGAAATTGAACTTGCCCAGGGTGGAAGGACCACAGCTATTGAATTGCAGCACGAATATGCAGATTGGGTAGCCCGGTATGTGGATCTCGATCACCCCGAAAAGGAAAAAGTTTGGAAGTCATGGAAAGAGACTCTTGACAAGCTGCTTAAAGATCCCTATGCATTAAAAGACAGGCTTGATTGGATGGCAAAGTTCTGGTTACTTCAGACTTTTAAAGAAGATCAAAACCTCTCCTGGGAAGATCCCTGGCTTCAAAGCTTGGATCTAGAGTATCACCTTGTTGATAGAAACCGTGGCCTCTTTTATGCTTTAGAATCAGCGGGAGATATCATCCGTGTTACGACCGATGAGGATATATGCCAAGCTATACAGCAACCTCCTTCCTCTTCCCGGGCATTTATTCGAGGGAAGTTCATACAGCGGTTTTCAAAAGATCTCATCAATGTTCAGTGGGATTATATTGCATTTAGGTTTTGTGGTCAGAGCTATCGGTTAGATCTTGCTTCAGCCTTTCCGGGAGTCGATCTTGAAACTTATTGTGAAGTGATTGATAAAGCAAAGAATGTGGGAGATGTTGTGAGGAACTTGAATTTAAAACCGATGGGAAATTAA
- a CDS encoding ubiquitin-like protein UBact: MKKKEVTMLMTEQGQKNKQMIPSPGPGGGSGPGPQAPKVEKPNTEEILKRMRKVDPDQARRYRQRTGE, from the coding sequence ATGAAAAAAAAGGAGGTAACTATGCTCATGACTGAGCAAGGACAAAAAAACAAGCAGATGATTCCTTCTCCTGGTCCTGGTGGAGGTAGTGGTCCTGGACCTCAAGCTCCAAAGGTAGAAAAACCCAATACGGAGGAAATCCTTAAACGGATGCGCAAGGTTGACCCCGATCAGGCGCGCCGCTACAGGCAGAGGACTGGAGAGTGA
- a CDS encoding proteasome subunit alpha: MNEIIQKGIDPLPIIGDKWSLNGDFISLLKEKGLTCTIPRVMDSPPKSLSTTPCIESTTILAFYYRDGVIVAGDRRATAGNLVIHERAEKVISIDRNTILAVAGTPATAFEIARVLQHSFEFYRRSQLQPLSVAAKVRMVSKLLKDNLALSLQGIGIVIPLLALSDPFGKEKPTIYFYDALGAQFQTVDFAVSGSGSPAVRSILQYINRWSGKPTVEREEEESIQLALQLLDIAAESDTATGGVNRRTKIYPQVKLLKESGVVSVPEEKLEQLFKST; the protein is encoded by the coding sequence GTGAATGAAATAATTCAAAAGGGGATTGATCCTCTCCCTATAATTGGGGACAAGTGGAGTTTGAATGGGGATTTTATCTCCTTGCTAAAGGAGAAAGGATTGACTTGTACCATTCCTAGGGTTATGGACAGTCCTCCAAAATCCCTATCAACAACTCCCTGCATTGAGTCAACAACGATTCTTGCTTTTTATTATAGGGATGGAGTCATCGTTGCTGGGGATAGAAGGGCTACAGCGGGCAATTTGGTTATTCATGAAAGAGCAGAAAAAGTCATTTCTATTGACCGAAATACTATTTTAGCTGTAGCAGGAACACCGGCCACGGCTTTTGAGATAGCTCGTGTTCTTCAACATTCCTTTGAGTTTTATAGAAGAAGCCAGCTTCAACCTCTCAGTGTGGCTGCCAAAGTAAGAATGGTGAGCAAGCTCCTTAAAGACAATTTAGCGTTGTCCCTACAGGGTATCGGTATCGTTATACCTCTGCTTGCCTTGAGTGATCCCTTTGGTAAGGAAAAACCAACAATCTATTTTTATGATGCCTTGGGAGCTCAGTTTCAGACGGTGGATTTTGCAGTTTCAGGTTCTGGTTCTCCTGCTGTCCGAAGTATTCTACAATATATTAATAGGTGGAGTGGAAAACCGACGGTAGAAAGAGAAGAGGAAGAGTCTATACAACTTGCACTTCAACTTCTTGACATTGCTGCAGAATCGGATACAGCAACAGGGGGAGTCAATCGAAGGACTAAAATTTATCCCCAGGTCAAACTTTTGAAAGAAAGTGGAGTTGTTTCTGTTCCGGAGGAAAAATTAGAACAATTATTTAAAAGCACCTAA